Proteins encoded together in one Macadamia integrifolia cultivar HAES 741 chromosome 8, SCU_Mint_v3, whole genome shotgun sequence window:
- the LOC122086816 gene encoding protein FAR1-RELATED SEQUENCE 5-like, translating into MGLLIMTCLYICSVLGDKQMTPDDEISDTIVDGLIVENIIPYRELEDVYAREGPTDLEEAIRLDVEDIENELNSSGVVVDDKNGGTNEAIEDGVFAYEPSEHVDGGESFLVDDSTKHFDNPVEYTEEQCIGKYFTNENDAYEFYNNYARKMGFSVRKSKVERSRKRKEGMNEERDVLSRMYVCSREGFKDCNDKRQEGKEVNRRADSRIGCPARLRVKSIEGGLIVDQFISGHNHNLVAPDETYRLRSHQWLSDLVVQIATTLDDCGIGPATIYEVVKTMSGGASKVGLPELAFKNFMKRKNQKFLGVDLQRFLEYLHHTKLCDPEFFCKIAKTEDGTVRGIFWVDGQARAAYRVFGDVLVFDTTYKKNRYHFPFGPFVGVNHHGQTTLFGCGLIADETIESFIWLFSTWLKAMDNRPPVAIITDQCPSLLRAIPHVFPNAKHRYCSWHVQKHFMEHLSNLYGTSPSFKKDFGRCIYGSQTEDEFETSWQELLIAYNLVEHEWLKKMYEQRVHWVPLYLKGTFFAGMSSTQRSEGMNYYFRGYFKQSIPLHKFARQYEKAVQRRREREASSDFSSINKKPPLLVGNPLEIHASKVYTRKIFEIFKKQWSAALILTATEEVHGQKKKYLVGPFDIPDEHKCEVWDDIDAGVVTCSCKLFEFMGLLCKHILRVFHKTDRKEIPSQYILKRWTMDARIDLTNKIDRLSDEGSVSVTAAWAFQDALRNLIATVSGSQAACESATTALRIVNQRILRELGASNLQTPIVDPQPSSNVTHDPHCNIHIPLDVITRGRPNLGRAKHPMEMTTGRKNRCSNCGQLGHNKATCKVVVAPENDLDTTYNEERF; encoded by the exons ATGGGGCTTTTAATTATGACATGCTTGTATATTTGCAGTGTTTTAGGGGACAAACAAATGACACCTGATGATGAAATATCAGATACTATTGTCGATGGACTTATAGTAGAGAATATTATACCATATAGGGAGTTAG AGGACGTGTATGCTAGGGAAGGTCCCACGGATTTGGAGGAAGCCATTCGATTAGATGTAGAAGATATTGAAAATGAATTAAATAGCAGTGGTGTGGTAGTTGATGATAAAAATGGGGGGACCAATGAAGCTATAGAAGATGGTGTTTTTGCATatgaaccaagtgagcatgTTGATGGGGGTGAAAGTTTTCTTGTTGATGATTCAACAAAGCACTTTGACAACCCCGTAGAGTACACAGAGGAACAATGCATTGGGAAGTATTTTACCAATGAAAATGATGCGTATGAATTTTACAACAATTATGCTCGGAAGATGGGATTTAGCGTTCGAAAATCTAAAGTGGAAAggtcaagaaaaaggaaagaaggaatgAATGAAGAGAGGGATGTCTTGTCTCGCATGTATGTTTGTAGTAGGGAAGGTTTTAAGGACTGCAATGATAAAAggcaagaaggaaaagaagtcaACCGTCGAGCTGATAGTAGAATTGGTTGTCCTGCTCGTCTACGGGTAAAATCAATTGAAGGGGGCTTGATTGTTGACCAATTCATTTCAGGTCATAACCATAACCTCGTGGCACCCGATGAAACTTATCGGCTTCGATCACATCAATGGCTCTCAGACTTGGTTGTACAGATTGCGACCACTTTAGATGATTGTGGTATAGGGCCGGCAACTATTTATGAGGTTGTGAAAACTATGTCAGGTGGAGCCTCCAAGGTGGGTTTGCCAGAGTTGGCATTTAAGAACTTTATGAAGaggaaaaatcagaaatttcttgGGGTGGACTTACAAAGATTTCTGGAATACTTGCACCACACAAAACTATGTGATCCTGAATTCTTTTGCAAAATAGCCAAAACAGAGGATGGTACAGTGCGAGGTATCTTTTGGGTTGATGGACAGGCAAGAGCTGCATATCGTGTATTTGGTGATGTCCTGGTATTTGATACAACATATAAGAAGAATCGATATCACTTCCCATTTGGTCCTTTTGTCGGAGTAAATCATCATGGTCAGACTACTTTGTTTGGATGTGGGTTGATAGCAGATGAGACAATTGAGTCGTTTATTTGGTTATTCTCTACGTGGTTGAAAGCAATGGATAATCGACCACCTGTGGCAATTATTACAGACCAATGTCCATCACTTTTGAGGGCCATTCCACATGTGTTTCCAAATGCAAAGCATAGGTACTGTTCATGGCATGTGCAAAAACATTTTATGGAACACCTGAGCAATTTGTATGGGACAAGTCCATCATTTAAAAAGGATTTTGGGAGATGTATATATGGTAGTCAGACAGAAGATGAATTTGAGACAAGCTGGCAAGAGTTATTAATAGCTTACAATCTCGTTGAACATGAGTGGTTGAAGAAAATGTACGAGCAGCGGGTTCATTGGGTACCGTTATATCTTAAAGGTACTTTCTTTGCTGGCATGTCATCCACACAACGCAGCGAGGGGATGAATTATTACTTTCGTGGTTACTTTAAGCAATCAATCCCATTGCACAAGTTTGCACGACAATATGAAAAGGCTGTACAAAGACGTAGGGAGAGGGAAGCTAGTAGTGATTTCTCCAGTATCAACAAAAAACCTCCACTGTTAGTTGGTAATCCTTTGGAGATACATGCATCTAAAGTTTATACGAGGAAGATTTTTGAAATCTTTAAGAAGCAGTGGTCTGCAGCACTGATATTGACAGCCACAGAAGAAGTACATGGTCAAAAGAAAAAGTATTTGGTCGGTCCCTTTGACATTCCTGACGAGCATAAGTGTGAAGTTTGGGATGACATTGATGCAGGTGTTGTAACTTGTAGCTGTAAATTGTTTGAGTTTATGGGTTTATTATGCAAACACATCTTGAGAGTCTTCCATAAGACAGACCGCAAGGAGATTCCTTCGCAGTACATCTTAAAAAGATGGACCATGGATGCAAGGATTGATTTGACGAATAAGATAGACAGATTAAGTGATGAAGGTTCTGTATCAGTAACAGCTGCATGGGCTTTTCAAGATGCCTTGAGGAATTTGATAGCCACAGTTAGTGGTTCACAGGCAGCATGTGAATCTGCTACAACTGCGTTGAGGATTGTGAATCAAAGAATCTTACGAGAATTGGGTGCATCAAACTTACAAACTCCTATTGTTGATCCACAACCCTCTTCTAATGTTACACATGACCCCCATTGCAATATCCATATTCCTTTGGATGTGATCACAAGGGGTCGGCCTAATTTAGGTCGTGCAAAACATCCAATGGAGATGACAACTGGAAGGAAGAATAGATGTAGCAATTGTGGCCAGTTAGGGCATAACAAGGCAACTTGTAAG GTAGTAGTGGCGCCGGAAAATGATTTGGACACCACCTACAATGAAGAACGGTTTTAG